Below is a genomic region from Bombus pascuorum chromosome 7, iyBomPasc1.1, whole genome shotgun sequence.
TTCATTGtcggaaaaaataaattacaaatatatcgaACGATTGGTGGAACGCTCATCCAGTTCGCGTTAAATCATAGAACGAATCTTCGCAGTGAAACGCCACGCAGCACATCGAACATAACAGGATACGATAAAAACGACCTTACagtgaatataaattattataagtcGAATTACAGACCGCAAATGACAAACGAGGATAAATagataagaaagaagatataCCAGGAAAACGTGTATTGCGGTGAGATACGAACCTTTCATACGTCACTTATAACGTGTTGaagataaatatcatattgtaGAAATTCCTCGTCGAtatgaataattcataattttgatGCAATTTGGATATAACGTTTCTCGTTTAACGTTAATAATCGCTCGTAGAGGAAAGAATTAATTAGGATGACGCTGTTCGCAATCGTCTTATATCGTCCTTCGTAAATCCTCCAGATGACCTACTTCCGTCGGATAAAGACAATCTTCCAGTCTGCCCATAAATAATAACACAGTTCTTCGGTCACGTTTTATCATTCGACGTTCCTTCCATTTGTATCATACAGCTTTCTAAACGATCGCAGATTATCCGTAACGATTAACTCTAGAAATACCAGAGTTCTTTTATCCTGACGATCGTCGAAGAATAATTTACCGTCGTTGGAAACAAAAGGGAAAAACATTTAACAAAACTTGATCGCGCTATCGCCGTTGATTTTCTACGCTTCGGTCTTACGCGCTTATATCGACAAACGAAAATGCTTCTGATGTTTCGGAGATGTTTTGTAGTAAAATTGGAATGAAAAGTGCACGTGTGCCGGTAACAGTATTCTTTCGTATTGCATTCAAACGCGAGATGCCGTTCGACACGAGAAAAATACGATCGGGTCGATAATGACCGAGAGAACGCAGCGAGGTTAGTTTGTCGATCGACTCGATTCATAAATCAGGAAACatcgaagaattaaaataaaattgatttgactagcaaattaaataaaatgaagaattgCTAGTCAAAGACGAATCGATTTCAGTTGGAGATTTAACGGTCGCGAATATGAGAACGATACGATTTATTTTTGACAGAACGAAGACTAAAATAGAGGAATTATCGTCCAGACGATGAATCGACTCGTGTTTACCAAGTTAGCTTAAAAGTACGTAATTATCGGATGAGTAGAAGCCATACTAAATTCAGAATAATACTCtgtatcgtattatattacatCATTGTAGCATCATCCACCGATAAGAAATATCAACATTTACATACACGTAAATTTCATATCTCTTGTCTTAATCAGTATTCCTTAGCGATTCAGCTTGATCGTATTGATATTCGTCGTTCCACTGTaactttcatatttcaaatttatcgtttaacccagtgtaaatatgtatatttgtttatttgatatagttattcttctattattatctatattcGTCATGTAGCGTATATTTCGAACTTTCGTGATAGATCAAACTACGCgcgagataaatatttttcgtagcaAAATCTTGTTGTTCTTACAACGatttgtttctgttttgttttttttttttttttgttctctttACAAGATTTGCAGCGTTTAGACGATCGATGGCGTGCAAATCACGACGACAGTTTTATTTGGAAGTTTTACGACGCCTAAAATTATTGATCGATCGAACAATTTCCAACGCTACAGTTGCGTAAGTAATTCCAGATCGAATGAGACTGTTTCATTGAATATGTTTCGATTCGGTTTAGATTGTTTTAAAGCAACGACCCAACTTCCTCTTTACGTCACGCATAATGCATCACTCTGCAAGTTTAGGTCGCGGTTTCCTCTTCGTGGGAATTCACGTCGCCCTGTGTTTATAACGCGTAAATTCACAGGCCTGTAAAATTCAATGAACAAATGTATTACAAATGTCTCTTATCTTTTCACTATTGTTATCATTCTTGATACGTTTCGTGACACAACTTCCGAGTTCCATTGACTAACTTTACGATTTTTCTGAGATACGATTGTACGAGAGGAAACACAGtctcgaatatttataattcacgatataattatttacgaatGTATAAACTAATTACACATAGACTGGGGCTACTCCtaaatcattttaattagACCAGTCGAGttcgaacgttttattttaacatcggaaaatcatttttctgcTTTATGAAATTCTGGACATCTCTAAGAAGATGTACACAATTTTTCGTTTGTTAAGATGTTCCAGATCATAGACTAAGCTCGAGAAAGTTTCTGTTAGATCGGCTACTCTATGAATATTGTTTACACTCACTCTACGTGTATTTGTTCGTAGTTTTACGAGTTCTTTGTCtcggattttaatttaatcgatttAAATTTAGACTTATTAtcagtttaaaaatataatttaaattattagaataaaaGTCCAGCGTCTTATCCATTTCGGAattgttcttcgttttttagaaaaatctatGTATACGCGTTACGCGCGAGAGACAAATCGAACGTAATTGCGTTAAAAATCAGTAGAACGTTAGCAAACTAACGAAAGGAATAACAGATCGAACGAAATATATCTGGAATGTTACATAACTGAAAAATGACCGAAACAAGACCTTGTCGCATGTCGATATTTATTACTCGCGACGATCTGATATTAAATGTTGTTGAATCGttctaataatattgttaCTTCGATACTTGTTACAAGCAGCGATATTAAACGCAGAGCAGTATTCGTTTCGCGTTGTTGATCTTCTCGTATCAACCAGTTAGCTGTttctgacgagtatactcgtcgcgAAGAAATGCGAATATTTTGTGTCACGACGAGCCCTGtcggtaataaaattagaagataAAACAGTCATCTCGTTTACAACTCAATTCCATGTTCTAACAACCACGTATTCTCCGTgcttgacgagtatactcttCATCGTTTACTTTTCGCCACGCATTTTAGGTACACGCTCTTCAAAGAGATCGCAACAGCTAACTGActaatataacgatattagtCTCCACTATCGTTTATCACAGAACATTATATCTAcgtggaattatttaaaattataagacttattattaattagaagtCTTAAgccttattttatttaccgcTGCTGCTTTCAGGCCTCGGAGGTGGTCAGAATCGAGTGAACCGCAGGAAACCAGACGAAATTCCTTTCAAAATGGATAACTTGGCCACATGGTTGTTACGCGCTTCGGAGAATAACACGGAAAGTACGATAATCGACGGCGAGGTATCGAGGTAATTACGACGGATGTTATCGATACTCGTAAAAGTAGAAATCAACATTTCTTGAACGTACgaaaaattgatcgataaaAGGATGCTAATAAAGAAGGACGCTCTATTTGAAAATAGCgaagtttcaaattatatcgttTTTACGTGCAGATTCCCTAAACCGCTGCAGACGTTCGCAGCTGTGGTCGCGATACTGATTATGATCACTGGACTCGCTGGAAATTTACTGACGATCATTGCCTTGTGCAAGTATCCCAAAGTTCGCAACGTAGCTGCAGCCTTCATTATAAGGTATACAAACAAACAGAATTACATTTTGAAAGTCGTAATTAAATCGTAATTAGATCATGATTAAGATACAAATATCATTTCGCTATCTACGAACAAAGTCAAGATTCGAGAAGGAGGTGTGTGATCGAAAAACTCGTTGCTTTTTCGCTTTAAAATCAACGCATGGCAataaattcgaatttcattgATTCTTCTAGCCTCTGCGTGGCAGACTTCGTATTCTGCCTTCTCGTACTTCCGTTCGATTCCATCAGATTCATCGATGCAAGTTGGGTAAATATACGGTTTCTCTGCGTTCTCGTGCCTTTCTTGAGGTATGGAAACGTTGGCGTGAGTCTCCTCTCTGTTGCAGCTATTACTATCAACAGGTATGTATTATGTACTTTAGCCGATGGTTCAGCTGAAAGATAAGCCAAGCTACGCTACGTTGCGCTAACCTTACAAATATTTGCTGCGATACATACGGAAGTATTCGTATGCTTAccatagaacatttttattagtagCCATATTGCGCGTTTTATACAAAGCATcctgaaatgaaaatttcattaccaTAGCGAGGAGACAACGGGTATCACGATTCTAGTGGCAAAATTTCAGctcaaaatatatgtatatatagaagaTACAGTGGCGCACGAAAGTTTCTGCTCAAAGAAGTTTCTCACTTTAAATCCCAGGAGCGATATTTTAAGAACCTTTTTATGTATAAGTCTTTATGTATCGTACAATCTTCTTTTACGTGTTTCACtcgtattttaaattctttttgcCATCGAATATAAAGCGAAAAAATGATCTAGTTAGACATTTTTGCACaatgattatataaataaaaaatatcgtataaattctACGGCATAGTACAACATGGCAAAGCTTGCAGCCTGATCTTCCGGTGAATCTCCGGCTTTACTTTCACTGGGAGAAGAATTTGTAATGGAGAACCTTTTCGTGAAAAAATTTATCTCGCAAGATcaattacgatattacgataattttaGATACATCATGATAGCCCATCACGGATTGTACAGCAAAGTTTACAAGAAATATTGGATCGCTTTTATGATCGTATTCTGTTGGTTGTTCTCTTATGGGATGCAGGTGCCCACCCTCTTAGGAGTTTGGGGTAAGACATAAAATACATCACGGTTCGCGCCAAGTTGTACAGCAGCAgagttttattttctgttatttgGTCTTTTACGTTTCAGGTAGAATCGACTATGATCCGAATTTAGAAACTTGCTCCATCGTAAAGGACAGCAAAGGCTACTCGTCGAAAACCTTTCTTTTCGTGGTGGGTTTTTTGATACCCTGCGTGATAATCGTTGGATGTTACACTAAGATATTCTGGGTCGTACACAGGTAAACAACTTAATTTGCTTCTgtgtttataaattaagaaagtattttcaaaaatatctcaTACGTTCTCGATGCTTCGATTCGTATCGCAAATGCTCGAAATATATAGAGATGTACGTTGAAATATCTCTCCTGGTTCGTAGA
It encodes:
- the LOC132908564 gene encoding G-protein coupled receptor moody isoform X2, coding for MSRSHTKFRIILCIVLYYIIVASSTDKKYQHLHTRKFHISCLNQYSLAIQLDRIDIRRSTVTFIFQIYRLTQCLGGGQNRVNRRKPDEIPFKMDNLATWLLRASENNTESTIIDGEVSRFPKPLQTFAAVVAILIMITGLAGNLLTIIALCKYPKVRNVAAAFIISLCVADFVFCLLVLPFDSIRFIDASWVNIRFLCVLVPFLRYGNVGVSLLSVAAITINRYIMIAHHGLYSKVYKKYWIAFMIVFCWLFSYGMQVPTLLGVWGRIDYDPNLETCSIVKDSKGYSSKTFLFVVGFLIPCVIIVGCYTKIFWVVHRSETRMRKHASPTIKSPHTPGRDTREIKQRRSEWRITKMVLAIFLSFVACYLPITIVKVADAEVRYPEFHVLGYLLLYFASCVNPIIYVIMNKQYRQAYAGVIGCSRIRASLSPYGSSAPGHHQQQDYGQGNFEHRRVVTLTKL
- the LOC132908564 gene encoding G-protein coupled receptor moody isoform X1; its protein translation is MSRSHTKFRIILCIVLYYIIVASSTDKKYQHLHTRKFHISCLNQYSLAIQLDRIDIRRSTVTFIFQIYRLTQCLGGGQNRVNRRKPDEIPFKMDNLATWLLRASENNTESTIIDGEVSRFPKPLQTFAAVVAILIMITGLAGNLLTIIALCKYPKVRNVAAAFIISLCVADFVFCLLVLPFDSIRFIDASWVNIRFLCVLVPFLRYGNVGVSLLSVAAITINRYIMIAHHGLYSKVYKKYWIAFMIVFCWLFSYGMQVPTLLGVWGRIDYDPNLETCSIVKDSKGYSSKTFLFVVGFLIPCVIIVGCYTKIFWVVHRSETRMRKHASPTIKSPHTPGRDTREIKQRRSEWRITKMVLAIFLSFVACYLPITIVKVADAEVRYPEFHVLGYLLLYFASCVNPIIYVIMNKQYRQAYAGVIGCSRIRASLSPYGSSAPGHHQQQDYGQDYSKDFSKTMVSTVSIAMNPVRNSHFEE